Genomic window (Synechococcus sp. LA31):
AACAGCTCTCATCCGCCACCACCGGGGTCGGGGCTAGGCCCTGCAAGGCCGCAAAACCGGCAGCATCAGCCGCCGGATCCAGCAATGGCGGTAAGGGCTGCTCCACCAGCACCACACCTTGATCGGCCAACCAGGGGATCATCTGGCGCGCCCCTTCCAGATCCCAGCCGCCATTGGCGTCGATCTGCAGCTCATCGCCGGGGCGCAGGGCGCCGCGCACGGCCTGCACCAAGGCGCGGTCGTGACTGAGGCCATCGGGGGATCCCAGTTTGAGCTTGATGCGGGTGGCCGGTAGCTGCAGCCGCCAACGCTCGAGCCGCGCGAGCACCGCTGAGGGCTCTCCCAGCCCGAGCGTCAAACTGGTGGCGACACAAGCAGCTGGATCCAGGCCCCAGAGCCGATGCAGCGGTTGTCCCAGGCGTTGCCCCCACCAATCGTGCAGGGCCAGATCAAGGCCACAGCGCGCGGGAGGGCTGAGGGAGGCCAACAGCGGCTCCAGTGCCTGCAGCGGTTGGGGGCCCAGCGGCTCGAGCTGCGGTGCCAGCGCCTCCAATTCCGCCGCGATCGCATCGGTGCAGTAGGCGCGATGGCCGGTCTCAAAGCCGCCGGTTTCGCCGCGGCCGATCAGCCCCTCATGCTCCAGATCCACCAGCAGATGCTCCACAACACTGGTGGTGCCGCGGCTGATCGCCAGCGGCACGGCCTTGCTGAGGCGAAAGCGATGCAGGCGAAGGCGCATGGCCCCACGGCGTTGTGTCGAAGCTGGCACAGATCAGCCAGACGCGCCGCAAGCCCCCCAACTAGCGATAGCGGAAACTGGTGCGATGACGGCGACACAACGCAGCGCCCCCCCCACGCCGACGGCAGCGGAGAGCGGGCGCGGCAGCTACTGGATCACCACCTTCGGCTGCCAGATGAACAAGGCAGATTCCGAGCGCATGGCCGGGATCCTCGAATCGATGGGCTACCGCGAGGCCCAGGCTGAGCTCGAGGCCGACCTCGTGCTTTACAACACCTGCACGATTCGCGACAACGCCGAACAGAAGGTTTACAGCTATCTCGGCCGTCAGGCCCAGCGCAAGCGCACCAACCCCAACCTCACCCTGGTGGTAGCCGGCTGCGTGGCTCAGCAGGAAGGCGAATCACTGCTGCGGCGCGTCCCTGAGCTGGATCTGGTGATGGGCCCCCAGCACGCCAACCGACTGGATGTGCTGCTGAGCCAGGTGGAGCAGGGCCAGCAGGTGGTGGCCACCGAAGAGCACCACATCCTTGAAGACATCACCACAGCCCGCCGCGACAGCAGCATCTGCGGGTGGGTGAATGTGATTTATGGGTGCAACGAGCGCTGCACCTACTGCGTGGTGCCCTCGGTGCGCGGCAAGGAGCAATCGCGCCTACCCGAAGCGATCAAGCTCGAGATGGAGGGGCTGGCCGCCCTGGGCTTCAAGGAGATCACCCTGCTGGGCCAAAACATCGATGCCTACGGCCGCGACCTACCAGGCATCACCCCAGAGGGTCGCCGCGAGCACACCCTCACGGATCTGCTGCAATTCGTGCACAACGTGGAGGGGCTGGAGCGCATCCGCTTCGCCACAAGCCACCCGCGTTATTTCACCGAGCGGCTCATCGATGCCTGCGCCGATCTGCCCAAGGTGTGCGAGCACTTCCACATCCCCTTCCAGAGTGGCGACGACGACGTGCTCAAGGCGATGGCCCGCGGCTACAC
Coding sequences:
- a CDS encoding dipeptide epimerase, whose protein sequence is MRLRLHRFRLSKAVPLAISRGTTSVVEHLLVDLEHEGLIGRGETGGFETGHRAYCTDAIAAELEALAPQLEPLGPQPLQALEPLLASLSPPARCGLDLALHDWWGQRLGQPLHRLWGLDPAACVATSLTLGLGEPSAVLARLERWRLQLPATRIKLKLGSPDGLSHDRALVQAVRGALRPGDELQIDANGGWDLEGARQMIPWLADQGVVLVEQPLPPLLDPAADAAGFAALQGLAPTPVVADESCWDLRDVVRLAPHVDGINIKLVKCGGLSEGLLMAHTARRLGLGVMLGCYSDGGLLNSAAAQLLPLVQWPDLDSHLNLIDDPCAGPERAGDLLRPAARPGLGVQWLQEVP
- the miaB gene encoding tRNA (N6-isopentenyl adenosine(37)-C2)-methylthiotransferase MiaB; translation: MTATQRSAPPTPTAAESGRGSYWITTFGCQMNKADSERMAGILESMGYREAQAELEADLVLYNTCTIRDNAEQKVYSYLGRQAQRKRTNPNLTLVVAGCVAQQEGESLLRRVPELDLVMGPQHANRLDVLLSQVEQGQQVVATEEHHILEDITTARRDSSICGWVNVIYGCNERCTYCVVPSVRGKEQSRLPEAIKLEMEGLAALGFKEITLLGQNIDAYGRDLPGITPEGRREHTLTDLLQFVHNVEGLERIRFATSHPRYFTERLIDACADLPKVCEHFHIPFQSGDDDVLKAMARGYTVDRYRRIIDRIRERMPDASISADVIVAFPGESDAQYRRTLDLIEEIGFDQVNTAAYSPRPNTPAANWPNQLSEAVKVERLREINALVERIARQRSARYAGRIEEVLVEGINPKDPNQVMGRTRTNRLTFFPAGRADGDQWQPGDLVDVRIEEVRAFSLSGAALR